From the genome of Biomphalaria glabrata chromosome 17, xgBioGlab47.1, whole genome shotgun sequence, one region includes:
- the LOC106051496 gene encoding ATPase inhibitor mai-2, mitochondrial-like: protein MASRLPTILRLPAFRIMSARAVTSGNPGDGVGKGGGAGGAVREAGGAFGKMEVAKEEQYFRQLQKEQMEKLKDLLEDEVSHHERQIRQHQEAIEHHKKKISRLNKKTDGSDSD from the exons ATGGCATCCAGACTACCAACAATTTTACGATTACCCGCATTTAGAATAATGAG TGCAAGGGCAGTAACCTCTGGCAATCCTGGTGATGGTGTAGGAAAG GGTGGTGGTGCTGGTGGAGCTGTTAG GGAGGCTGGAGGAGCTTTTGGCAAAATGGAAGTGGCCAAAGAAGAACAGTACTTTCGCCAACTg CAAAAAGAACAGATGGAAAAGTTGAAAGATCTGTTGGAAGATGAAGTTAGCCACCATGAACGACAGATTAGACAACACCAG GAGGCTATCGAACaccataaaaagaaaatcagtCGTCTTAACAAGAAGACTGATGGTAGTGACTCAGATTAG